Proteins encoded by one window of Microplitis demolitor isolate Queensland-Clemson2020A chromosome 6, iyMicDemo2.1a, whole genome shotgun sequence:
- the LOC103572744 gene encoding tRNA pseudouridine(38/39) synthase, which translates to MEQFVVTKSRNKNLSSRKELELLDKQELIDKVLQLEAHTIQLKNIIKKVDNVKSDKKQGKVFDFAQCNKRHILLKFYYLGWNYSGFVEQEDTINTIEHHIFQALKRSCLIEQRETCNYHRCGRTDKGVSAYSQVISLDIRSRLEPEEQTKLKEELSYCKILNRILPKDIRCTAWAPVADEYSARFDCKTRSYRYYFPRGDLDIEAMNRAAGYLVGHHDFRNLCKMDVANGVVTFERTVIDAKIVVNIQDSSKQSGYDMCQLIIKSQAFLWHQIRCIMGILLLVGQKKEDPEIINYLFDIEKCPRKPQYNLAHELPLNLFYCHYDDVEWFYDESEVEVLIKTLQEEWTLNAIKAEMIKSIIDDLSTHSTSEGFNYQSDCLIQGVQAKVHQPLMKRITCESLENRIKHFEKKRRIEIKNPSKENT; encoded by the exons atggAGCAATTTGTAGTCACGAAAAgcagaaataaaaatctgtCATCCAGAAAAGAGCTTGAACTGCTCGACAAACAA gAACTTATTGACAAAGTGTTACAACTGGAAGCGCATAcgattcaattaaaaaatataattaaaaaagttgacaacgtaaaaagtgataaaaaacaAGGAAAAGTTTTTGACTTTGCCCA atGTAATAAAAgacacattttattaaaattttattacctcGGCTGGAACTACTCAGGCTTTGTCGAGCAAGAAGACACGATCAACACCATAGAGCACCACATCTTCCAAGCACTGAAACGCAGCTGCTTAATAGAGCAACGAGAGACTTGTAATTATCACCGATGCGGGCGAACTGATAAGGGAGTGAGTGCTTACTCGCAAGTTATTTCACTGGACATTCGCAGCAGACTTGAGCCCGAGGAGCAGACCAAGTTGAAGGAAGAGTTATCTTACTGTAAAATACTAAACAGGATTCTTCCAAAGGACATCAGATGCACCGCCTGGGCACCAGTCGCTGATGAATACTCGGCTAGATTTGACTGCAAAACCAGGAGTTACAGGTACTATTTTCCTCGAGGTGACTTGGACATCGAGGCGATGAATCGAGCTGCTGGATACCTGGTAGGACACCACGATTTTAGGAATCTCTGCAAAATGGACGTGGCTAATGGCGTTGTTACTTTTGAACGCACTGTCATTGATGCTAAAATTGTTGTCAATATTCAGGATTCTTCAAAACAAAGTG GATACGACATGTGtcagttaataataaagagcCAGGCATTTCTTTGGCATCAGATAAGATGCATAATGGGAATTTTACTGCTCGTAGGCCAAAAAAAAGAGGACCCAgagattataaattatttatttgacatcGAAAAGTGTCCACGTAAACCCCAGTACAATTTAGCTCACGAGCTTCcgcttaatttattttactgtcaTTATGACGACGTCGAATGGTTTTACGACGAAAGCGAAGTTGAGGTTCTCATTAAAACTCTGCAAGAAGAATGGACACTCAATgctataaa agctgaaatgattaaaagtatcatcgatgatctgtCAACTCACAGTACGAGTGAAGGATTCAATTATCAAAGTGATTGCCTGATTCAAGGGGTGCAAGCTAAAGTTCATCAGCCTTTAATGAAACGAATCACTTGcg AAAGCTTGGAGAACAGAATAAaacatttcgaaaaaaaaagaaggatagaaataaaaaatccgtcAAAAGAAAATACTTAG